One Bradysia coprophila strain Holo2 unplaced genomic scaffold, BU_Bcop_v1 contig_583, whole genome shotgun sequence genomic window carries:
- the LOC119083245 gene encoding chondroitin sulfate proteoglycan 4: protein MGQMDHLIFTFIWIFYVILTVQCVKVSFFGASHIAMPLQEAKISTNIRLRFRTHQENALLLLAAGRTDYCLVGLDAGRIKFLFKVDDFVAELTTPKKIAFNDLQWHDVSIQRYETNITLQIDEHFVRKTLPTRINEFNVHFGVFLGGLGDFSETYLGTVDNYRGCISDVYYNNINVLKRAKERTSHVSSVQVEWNCSPEFDADENQSISFVDDDAFVMLARSPVQTGESWNLELRTIEQTATVLYNNGHDYVGLEIVDGKLRLLVGKGSNAVELIPERNVSDGTWHNVSISYSPTKVELQLDDSFQTASFANGSSHVIELGDEYFIGGLAAHKKKRALLKGLRAVEQSLKGCVRNLVVDEQKIGFPHMKITQGVSVECVWQYPCIEKLPCISSSICQQYDVDDFICYCDQAYCIKADFTDKYKIFTRSDLPIEMPILSVSPLELLEGDSAFLSPNCINVLIDYAKLNVMEAGVVFNVVQAPKHGKVLVMPFGTEDNSTTQNKFFSLIDLSTDKIKYTHNGGEQLTDHLTIDLQLITSNREPLPEFLQGRHRFVLHVNITPVNDAPVLSLPVNRIFRLTQGIPKIIGPELLTAIDPDSPPTSLMYTILSKPESEGQHGQIEIGGRVVSTFSQADVNQGLVTYLMNKQTSDDISYEIAIQVSDGMETSPAVFLPVSVLPLQLRMVNNTGLVLVHKSFGLISPWNLSFVSNSDDDNVDVKYQIVQPPQFGNIQKLRTVDSSWITVDSFTSDQILLGQIRYIHNIDFPVHDEFKFTASFGPIKTIKYDFRLTFTKLRIGIQNQNSLQIDGTRETTITAQNLFHQTTPLSTFPRNIIYTVLAPPKYGLIYVDGHPNYAKEMDSFTQQDIDKNLIRYKTHHTCYSSFIDMFEFLITVPECDDIKGSIKIIYNPPEALMKMLSYQTREVIQVNEGDRAVVSPLNFHVSFTPFNQLLFKVSLAPQHGVLCNYDMKESKIIEIDTFTLDSLYAQDIYYCHDDSESVEDSIDFLVLSDDASDFQLICEVQINITLMNDNGPYRISENIFHVVRNESKSISANDLKYVDPDINSNETDIVYKRLLTTNGEFYKDDVLTDHFTQDDVNHGRVLLKHTDPDNGTASFVVTDGYYEVPGELLIQASEPFIKISERNASIVQEGKYIVLKTNDLAIETNLNSKPDEIEYRVLSEPNYGVIKILRRKFNGTILPRSNNITSTKNFTQHDVQRERLIYWNTGVASMDKIRYRVSTKGIWAEGEILIRIYPAAYWDLLQIRRNQTLYVEESTSVIISREILEIIHPNISPGDITYLVTTSPQHGYLEIQSITSDDEYNCKVFDQSTINSEKMFYIQAGVNQSTDHFIFDVTNGITWLRGLMLKIVIIPENLYMDTTSVSVEEGKSLRLEANIMSPFSEYYFNKILEYKIIQQPSFGNVKSGKSKINRFTHKQLEAGQIQYVHDGSENSTDFIRLIAIARNKESVPYDLLINIIPVNDEIPQIVTNTGLQMWVGGRAAIRNSDLTAQDYDTPPDKLTYIISHLTGGRIESKLHPNATITSFTQGNINNNEIFFVHDSNHLNGQINFAITDGDHINSEQVLHITTNPVSLELVKNENLHVFPLTRKQILPDQLQFRCSDQDRDVKFVVTIAPQTGKVLYEFLENGTTIEVKEFTQNDVNNGRILYEHTHSMVELKSNDSFYFDVTAKLANSLIDQIFNIEISVSSGGLLRFLPVPKLQLDEGDSAPVRLDLSKVLEYLETRAGIQFPELYIDSYPPKHGYIEVIDARTNVTRFSLNDFTMGKVFYRHDHSDTTEDKILMSVYLIQGQIFLCNLSIPVVVNPINDHPFHLVTQSPQMSIVEGENRTITEKELLTEDADTNAANIVYDIISGPTLGQLIKIADDGFAQDIFTYGNQFSQLDINEHRIQYVHYGLPQSTTFYFKVSDGKFKPAYEIFNLRVLPITIGPGLENDVVSVQQGSNLALIESKHLPIETNADKSRLVYNITESPTNGYILVENRASFRFDQDQLVRQQIKYMQTNMNRSSDEFKVRVYIPDTNPNNVVNFDVKIIVEPFIKINGISLISSDKIRLTSTIVTDNPTQHKLNRYNPKITITRKPDHGKIRKIIRTSGDSEHLNDKDVSSFTYKELKSGIVYFVARKLPDEVASINDCFEYTLHIKSVQPGQGFVPIEIHKILSTDQGVDVDIATSEAFPFNYIVIISMGLIMLVIALLTILFIRCRHSRSAIKNNSEKDFPPPLPRPPDFMGLNNNRIYSSSDGSQTASSTPLPVLSSIPHCKVTPIEFEDSESDDIGDLNVGDNQQMARHLYPYGDDNDEWSSSCDIGNEVNYSTIAQPQQGQQQRMNNPLLRRNQYWV, encoded by the exons ATGGGACAGATGGATCACCTGATATTTacattcatttggattttttatgTGATACTAACGGTGCAATGTGTAAAAG tatcgttttttggtgCAAGCCACATTGCAATGCCACTGCAGGAGGCCAAAATATCTACGAATATTCGACTGCGTTTTCGAACACATCAAGAAAACGCGTTATTACTGCTGGCAGCCGGTAGAACTGATTACTGCTTGGTTGGCCTAGACGCTGgtcgaatcaaatttttatttaaagttgaCGACTTTGTAGCAGAG TTGACGACTCCAAAGAAAATAGCATTTAATGATTTGCAGTGGCATGATGTGTCGATTCAGAGATACGAGACAAATATAACTCTTCAAATTGACGAACACTTTGTCAG AAAAACTTTGCCGACACGGATAAATGAATTCAATGTACATTTTGGTGTTTTCCTGGGTGGATTGGGTGATTTTTCGGAAACATATCTGGGAACTGTAGACAACTATCGAGGCTGCATTTCGGAC GTGTACTATAACAACATTAACGTACTTAAACGGGCGAAAGAACGAACATCTCATGTGAGTAGTGTACAAGTTGAGTGGAATTGTAGTCCTGAATTCGACGCGGACGAAAATCAGAGCATCAGTTTTGTGGATGATGATGCGTTCGTAATGCTAGCCAGGTCTCCAGTTCAGACCGGCGAGAG CTGGAACTTAGAACTTCGAACGATCGAACAAACAGCAACTGTTTTGTACAATAACGGCCACGATTATGTGGGACTAGAAATTGTGGATGGTAAACTGAGGCTTCTAGTTGGTAAAGGATCGAATGCG GTTGAGCTGATACCCGAACGAAATGTATCCGATGGCACTTGGCACAATGTCTCCATCAGTTACAGTCCCACCAAGGTTGAG TTGCAACTGGACGACTCATTTCAAACGGCAAGTTTTGCGAACGGCAGCAGTCATGTGATCGAACTCGGCGATGAATATTTCATCGGTGGATTAGCTGCGCACAAAAAGAAACGGGCTCTGTTGAAGGGCTTAAGAGCTGTTGAACAGAGTTTGAAAGGATGTGTGCGAAATTTGGTGGTTGATGAGCAGAAAATCGGTTTTCCCCATATGAAAATAACGCAGGGCGTGTCCGTTGAATGTGTTTGGCAATATCCGTGCATCGAAAAATTGCCGTGCATATCGAGTAGCATCTGCCAACAATACGACGTCGACGATTTTATTTGTTACTGCGATCAGGCGTACTGCATTAAAGCAGATTTTACCGATAAGTATAAG ATATTCACAAGATCCGATCTCCCTATTGAAATGCCAATTCTATCAGTCTCACCACTAGAACTGTTAGAAGGTGACAGTGCCTTCCTATCTCCCAATTGCATCAATGTTCTAATTGATTATGCAAAACTGAATGTAATGGAAGCCGGAGTCGTATTCAACGTGGTCCAAGCTCCGAAACATGGCAAAGTCCTAGTCATGCCCTTCGGAACGGAGGATAATAGCACGactcaaaacaaatttttctcgtTGATTGACCTGAGTACCGACAAAATCAAGTACACGCACAACGGAGGGGAGCAACTCACCGATCATTTGACCATTGATCTTCAGTTGATAACAAGCAATCGCGAACCGTTGCCAGAGTTTCTACAAGGTCGACACAGATTCGTACTCCACGTAAACATAACACCGGTCAATGATGCGCCAGTACTGAGTCTACCCGTGAATCGAATCTTTCGACTAACCCAAGGCATACCGAAAATCATCGGACCTGAACTGTTGACGGCTATCGATCCTGATAGTCCGCCTACATCACTGATGTACACAATCTTGTCGAAGCCAGAATCAGAAGGACAGCATGGTCAAATTGAAATAGGTGGAAGGGTTGTGTCGACATTCTCTCAAGCCGATGTCAATCAAGGTCTGGTCACTTATTTAATGAATAAACAG ACATCTGACGATATTTCGTACGAAATTGCGATCCAAGTATCAGATGGAATGGAAACTAGCCCGGCAGTTTTTCTACCTGTCTCTGTGCTGCCGCTTCAGCTAAGAATGGTCAACAACACTGGCCTAGTTTTGGTGCACAAATCCTTTGGCCTGATTTCGCCGTGGAATCTATCGTTCGTGTCAAATTCCGACGACGACAATGTGGACGTGAA GTACCAAATAGTACAACCGCCACAATTcggaaatattcaaaaattgagAACCGTTGACTCATCATGGATCACCGTGGACTCGTTCACGAGCGACCAAATTCTTCTCGGACAAATTCGGTACATTCACAATATCGACTTTCCTGTTCATGATGAATTTAAG TTTACTGCCTCGTTCGGACCCATCAAGACCATTAAATATGATTTTCGCCTAACGTTCACAAAACTACGCATCGGCATTCAGAACCAGAACAGCCTTCAGATCGACGGAACCAGGGAGACCACGATAACggcacaaaatttatttcaccaaACAACGCCACTGTCCACATTTCCGCGCAACATTATCTACACTGTGCTAGCCCCACCGAAATATGGTCTGATCTATGTCGACGGTCATCCGAACTATGCGAAAGAGATGGATTCATTCACCCAGCAAGATATCGACAAAAATCTCATTCGCTACAAGACCCATCACACATGCTATTCGAGCTTCATTGATATGTTCGAGTTTCTTATAACAGTACCCGAATGTGATGACATCAAGGGGAGCATAAAGATAATTTACAATCCACCGGAAGCTCTAATGAAAATGCTGTCGTATCAAACGCGAGAAGTGATCCAAGTGAACGAAGGTGATCGGGCCGTAGTATCTCCTCTCAATTTCCATGTCTCATTTACACCATTCAATCAGCTCCTATTTAAAGTGTCCCTTGCACCGCAACATGGAGTCTTGTGCAACTATGATATGAAAGAgtcaaaaataatcgaaatcgATACGTTCACGCTGGACAGTCTGTACGCTCAAGACATTTATTATTGTCACGATGATTCGGAGTCAGTTGAGGATTCCATTGACTTTCTAGTTCTATCAGACGATGCAAGTGATTTCCAACTGATTTGCGAGGTTCAAATAAACATAACGTTGATGAACGACAACGGTCCGTATCGCatcagcgaaaatattttccatgtgGTCCGCAACGAGAGTAAGTCAATCAGTGCAAATGATCTGAAATATGTCGATCCCGACATAAACAGCAATGAAACGGACATCGTATATAAGCGGCTGTTAACTACGAACGGGGAATTTTACAAAGACGATGTCCTGACCGACCATTTCACTCAAGATGACGTGAATCATGGACGCGTTCTTCTCAAGCATACCGATCCGGACAATGGCACTGCATCGTTTGTGGTAACCGACGGATATTACGAGGTACCCGGCGAGCTACTGATTCAAGCGTCTGAACCGTTTATCAAAATTTCCGAGAGAAATGCGTCGATTGTCCAGGAGGGAAAGTATATTGTGCTGAAGACAAACGATCTGGCCATTGAAACGAATTTGAATTCGAAGCCCGATGAAATTGAGTATCGGGTGCTGAGTGAACCGAACTATGGCGTGATCAAGATTTTGAGACGGAAATTCAACGGGACGATACTGCCGCGAAGCAACAATATCACATCGACGAAGAACTTTACGCAACACGATGTTCAGCGTGAGAGATTGATCTACTGGAACACGGGTGTTGCGTCCATGGATAAAATAAG GTATCGAGTGTCAACGAAAGGTATCTGGGCCGAAGGAGAAATTCTTATCCGCATTTATCCAGCTGCCTATTGGGACTTATTGCAAATTCGCCGGAATCAAACACTGTACGTTGAAGAGTCAACCAGCGTTATAATATCACGGGAAATTCTCGAG ATTATCCATCCGAACATAAGTCCAGGAGACATAACCTATCTCGTGACGACATCTCCGCAGCACGGCTActtggaaattcaatcaataaCATCCGATGACGAATACAATTGTAAGGTGTTCGATCAATCGACCATTAATTCGGAAAAGATGTTTTACATCCAAGCTGGAGTGAATCAGTCGACCGACCATTTCATCTTTGATGTGACAAATGGCATCACTTGGCTGAGAGGATTGATGCTGAAAATTGTTATCATCCCGGAAAATTTGTACATGGACACGACGAGTGTTTCGGTGGAAGAAG GCAAGTCTCTGCGTCTCGAAGCGAACATAATGAGCCCGTTCTCCGAGTactattttaacaaaattttggaatacAAAATCATCCAGCAGCCATCGTTCGGGAACGTAAAATCAGGCAAATCGAAAATTAACAGATTTACCCACAAGCAGTTGGAAGCTGGACAAATTCAGTATGTTCATGATGGCAGCGAAAATTCAACGGACTTCATACGATTGATAGCGATAGCACGGAACAAGGAGAGTGTGCCGTACGATTTGCTCATCAATATTATACCGGTCAACGACGAAATACCACAAATTGTGACAAATACTGGACTTCAAATGTGGGTTGGTGGACGAGCTGCAATTAGAAACTCGGATCTGA CCGCTCAAGATTACGACACACCGCCTGATAAGCTCACCTACATTATAAGTCACTTAACCGGTGGACGTATCGAGTCTAAACTACATCCGAATGCCACAATCACAAGTTTTACTCAAGgcaacatcaacaacaacgaaatcTTCTTTGTTCACGACTCCAATCATCTGAATGGTCAGATCAATTTTGCCATAACCGATGGCGATCACATCAATTCCGAGCAGGTGTTGCACATTACCACTAATCCGGTTTCGCTGGAATTGGTGAAAAACGAGAATCTTCACGTTTTTCCATTGACACGGAAGCAAATACTACCCGACCAATTGCAGTTTCG CTGTTCCGATCAGGATAGAGACGTTAAATTCGTCGTTACAATAGCACCACAGACTGGTAAAGTGTTGTACGAGTTTCTTGAGAACGGAACTACAATCGAGGTGAAAGAGTTCACACAAAATGATGTCAACAACGGTCGCAT CTTGTACGAACACACCCATTCAATGGTGGAACTGAAGTCCAACGATTCATTCTATTTCGATGTCACTGCCAAATTAGCCAACAGTTTGATTGATCAAATATTCAACATTGAAATTTCCGTATCATCTGGCGGTCTATTGCGATTCCTGCCGGTTCCGAAGCTTCAGCTAGACGAGGGCGACAGTGCACCAGTCCGTTTGGATTTGTCCAAAGTTCTAGAATATTTGGAGACACGAGCCGGCATCCAATTTCCCGAACTGTACATCGATTCCTATCCACCCAAACACGGCTACATCGAAGTGATCGATGCGAGAACGAATGTTACCCGATTTTCGTTGAACGATTTCACCATGGGTAAAGTGTTCTATCGGCATGACCACAGCGACACCACCGAAGACAAAATTCTCATGTCGGTGTATCTGATCCAAGGACAAATTTTCTTATGCAACCTGAGCATTCCCGTTGTCGTCAATCCCATCAACGATCATCCATTCCATTTGGTGACGCAATCGCCTCAGATGTCCATTGTAGAAGGGGAAAATCGGACGATAACCGAGAAGGAATTGCTGACGGAAGATGCTGACACAAATGCAGCGAATATCGTCTACGATATAATCAGCGGTCCCACATTGGGTCAATTGATTAAGATAGCCGACGATGGTTTTGCACAGGACATATTTACGTATGGCAATCAATTCTCCCAGCTTGACATCAATGAACATCGAATCCAGTACGTGCATTATGGACTACCACAATCGACGACGTTCTACTTTAAAGTGTCGGACGGAAAATTCAAACCGGCCTATGAAATATTCAATCTAAGAGTGTTGCCGATCACCATTGGTCCAGGATTGGAAAACGATGTGGTCAGCGTTCAACAGGGATCGAATTTAGCATTAATTGAATCGAAGCATTTACCGATCGAGACGAATGCCGACAAAAGTCGTCTGGTCTACAACATCACAGAGAGTCCAACGAACGGATATATTTTGGTGGAGAATAGGGCAAGTTTTCGATTCGATCAGGATCAGTTGGTGCGTCAGCAAATTAAATACATGCAAACGAACATGAATCGATCGAGTGATGAATTTAAG GTACGTGTGTACATACCTGACACCAATCCGAACAATGTCGTCAACTTCGATGTAAAAATTATCGTCGAACCATTCATAAAAATCAACGGCATTTCGCTCATATCATCCGATAAAATTCGTCTCACCTCAACCATAGTCACGGATAATCCCACTCAGCACAAATTGAACCGTTACAACCCGAAAATCACCATCACTCGCAAACCGGACCATGgtaaaattcggaaaattatCCGTACATCCGGCGACAGCGAACATTTGAACGATAAGGACGTGAGTTCCTTCACATACAAAGAACTGAAGAGTGGAATTGTTTACTTTGTTGCACGAAAACTTCCCGATGAAGTTGCATCGATTAACGACTGCTTCGAGTACACTCTCCACATAAAAAGTGTACAGCCAGGTCAGGGCTTTGTTCCGATTGAAATCCATAAAATTCTGAGCACCGATCAGGGAGTGGACGTTGACATCGCCACCTCCGAAGCGTTCCCATTCAACTACATTGTCATCATTTCAATGGGACTGATAATGCTCGTAATTGCATTGCTGACGATCCTCTTCATCCGGTGTCGTCATTCGAGAAGTGCAATCAAAAACAATTCGGAAAAAGACTTCCCGCCGCCACTGCCACGACCACCCGATTTTATGGGTCTGAATAACAATCGCATTTATTCATCGTCGGATGGATCTCAAACAGCATCATCAACGCCACTACCAGTTTTAAGTAGTATACCGCACTGTAAAGTTACGCCAATCGAATTTGAAGATTCCGAATCGGATGACATCGGAGACTTGAATGTCGGCGATAATCAGCAAATGGCTAGGCACTTGTATCCGTATGGGGATGATAATGATGAATGGAGTTCGTCGTGTGACATTGGCAATGAGGTGAATTATTCGACGATAGCACAACCGCAACAAGGCCAACAGCAACGAATGAACAATCCGTTGTTGAGGCGGAACCAGTATTGGGTGTAG
- the LOC119083269 gene encoding dnaJ homolog subfamily C member 7 isoform X2: protein METIIIDGDNEQENTEILQEMDVDPNEIVPKTNLTIAEEKKNEGNEHYKAQNYKQALRLYSDAITICPETPAYYGNRAACYMMLGDFKSALADSRHSIFLDSKFEKSYIRIVKCCLALGDIVGCEQAIKKLLENDPKNLAVNVELENCKQLRALEGKAFSSYNQKDYRTALYHTDGCLKYAPASLKYKLLKAECLVLLGRIGDANDLAVLCMQADSSNAEAVYVRGLCLYYKDNLEKGLIHFERALSLDPDNKNAREMRFKAKNLKEKKELGNELFKTGKLRDAQTAYTEALVIDPTNKDMNSKLFYNRALVNSRLAVHADAVRDCTSALDNNPAYLKALILRAKSHNAMEKYEECVKDYEAALKMERTSEIKNLLKEAKHSLKLSKRKDYYKILGIDKYATDNDIKKAYRKRALVHHPDRHANASDEEKREQERQFKEVGEAYTILSDSQKKSRYDNGQDLDEDHSGFDPNQMYRQFFQYSAGPTFGFSFN, encoded by the exons TATTgcagaggaaaaaaagaatgaagGCAATGAACACTACAAAGCACAAAACTACAAACAGGCACTTCGACTATATTCCGACGCGATAACAATATGCCCAGAAACGCCTGCCTACTACGGCAATCGTGCTGCATGCTACATGATGTTGGGCGATTTCAAATCGGCACTGGCTGATTCCAGGCACTCAATTTTCTTGGACAGTAAATTCGAAAAGAGTTACATTCGCATCGTCAAATGCTGTTTGGCACTCGGCGACATTGTCGGATGCGAACAGGCCATCAAAAAATTGCTGGAAAATGATCCGAAAAATTTGGCTGTCAATGTTGAGCTGGAAAATTGCAAGCAACTCCGTGCGCTTGAGGGCAAAGCATTTTCGTCGTACAATCAGAAAGACTATCGTACGGCACTGTATCATACCGACGGCTGTTTGAAATATGCACCGGCAAGTTTGAAATACAAATTACTGAAAGCCGAATGTCTGGTCTTACTGGGACGCATTGGA GATGCTAATGATTTGGCAGTGTTGTGCATGCAGGCAGATAGTTCCAACGCTGAAGCAGTTTATGTTCGTGGATTGTGTTTGTACTACAAAGATAACTTGGAGAAAGGGCTCATTCATTTCGAGCGGGCACTTAGTCTCGATCCGGATAATAAAAATGCGCGAGAAATGCGATTTAAGGCTAAGAATCtgaaagagaaaaaggaaCTGG GcaatgaactttttaaaacTGGAAAACTACGTGATGCACAGACTGCTTACACCGAAGCGTTAGTCATCGATCCCACCAACAAAGACATGAACTCTAAACTATTCTACAATCGAGCGTTGGTTAATTCACGCCTAGCGGTTCATGCCGATGCTGTAAGAGATTGTACATCAGCGTTGGACAACAATCCCGCTTACTTGAAAGCTCTGATATTACGTGCAAAATCACACAACGCGATGGAGAAGTATGAGGAATGCGTGAAAGATTACGAAGCTGCATTGAAAATGGAAAGGACATCCGAAATCAAGAATTTACTTAAAGAAGCAAAACATTCGCTGAAACTATCCAAGCGTAAGGATTACTACAAAATACTGGGCATCGATAAATACGCGACCGATAACGACATAAAGAAAGCTTATCGAAAGCGGGCCCTTGTTCATCATCCGGATCGGCATGCGAATGCATCCGATGAAGAGAAACGGGAACAGGAACGACAGTTCAAAGAAGTGGGCGAAGCGTACACAATTCTATCCGATTCACAAAAGAAGTCGCGCTACGACAATGGACAGGATTTGGATGAAGATCATTCCGGATTCGATCCGAACCAAATGTACAGACAGTTTTTCCAGTACAGTGCAGGTCCCACATttggattttcatttaattag
- the LOC119083269 gene encoding dnaJ homolog subfamily C member 7 isoform X1, whose product MRNPIKSGKKIYGDCSIAEEKKNEGNEHYKAQNYKQALRLYSDAITICPETPAYYGNRAACYMMLGDFKSALADSRHSIFLDSKFEKSYIRIVKCCLALGDIVGCEQAIKKLLENDPKNLAVNVELENCKQLRALEGKAFSSYNQKDYRTALYHTDGCLKYAPASLKYKLLKAECLVLLGRIGDANDLAVLCMQADSSNAEAVYVRGLCLYYKDNLEKGLIHFERALSLDPDNKNAREMRFKAKNLKEKKELGNELFKTGKLRDAQTAYTEALVIDPTNKDMNSKLFYNRALVNSRLAVHADAVRDCTSALDNNPAYLKALILRAKSHNAMEKYEECVKDYEAALKMERTSEIKNLLKEAKHSLKLSKRKDYYKILGIDKYATDNDIKKAYRKRALVHHPDRHANASDEEKREQERQFKEVGEAYTILSDSQKKSRYDNGQDLDEDHSGFDPNQMYRQFFQYSAGPTFGFSFN is encoded by the exons TATTgcagaggaaaaaaagaatgaagGCAATGAACACTACAAAGCACAAAACTACAAACAGGCACTTCGACTATATTCCGACGCGATAACAATATGCCCAGAAACGCCTGCCTACTACGGCAATCGTGCTGCATGCTACATGATGTTGGGCGATTTCAAATCGGCACTGGCTGATTCCAGGCACTCAATTTTCTTGGACAGTAAATTCGAAAAGAGTTACATTCGCATCGTCAAATGCTGTTTGGCACTCGGCGACATTGTCGGATGCGAACAGGCCATCAAAAAATTGCTGGAAAATGATCCGAAAAATTTGGCTGTCAATGTTGAGCTGGAAAATTGCAAGCAACTCCGTGCGCTTGAGGGCAAAGCATTTTCGTCGTACAATCAGAAAGACTATCGTACGGCACTGTATCATACCGACGGCTGTTTGAAATATGCACCGGCAAGTTTGAAATACAAATTACTGAAAGCCGAATGTCTGGTCTTACTGGGACGCATTGGA GATGCTAATGATTTGGCAGTGTTGTGCATGCAGGCAGATAGTTCCAACGCTGAAGCAGTTTATGTTCGTGGATTGTGTTTGTACTACAAAGATAACTTGGAGAAAGGGCTCATTCATTTCGAGCGGGCACTTAGTCTCGATCCGGATAATAAAAATGCGCGAGAAATGCGATTTAAGGCTAAGAATCtgaaagagaaaaaggaaCTGG GcaatgaactttttaaaacTGGAAAACTACGTGATGCACAGACTGCTTACACCGAAGCGTTAGTCATCGATCCCACCAACAAAGACATGAACTCTAAACTATTCTACAATCGAGCGTTGGTTAATTCACGCCTAGCGGTTCATGCCGATGCTGTAAGAGATTGTACATCAGCGTTGGACAACAATCCCGCTTACTTGAAAGCTCTGATATTACGTGCAAAATCACACAACGCGATGGAGAAGTATGAGGAATGCGTGAAAGATTACGAAGCTGCATTGAAAATGGAAAGGACATCCGAAATCAAGAATTTACTTAAAGAAGCAAAACATTCGCTGAAACTATCCAAGCGTAAGGATTACTACAAAATACTGGGCATCGATAAATACGCGACCGATAACGACATAAAGAAAGCTTATCGAAAGCGGGCCCTTGTTCATCATCCGGATCGGCATGCGAATGCATCCGATGAAGAGAAACGGGAACAGGAACGACAGTTCAAAGAAGTGGGCGAAGCGTACACAATTCTATCCGATTCACAAAAGAAGTCGCGCTACGACAATGGACAGGATTTGGATGAAGATCATTCCGGATTCGATCCGAACCAAATGTACAGACAGTTTTTCCAGTACAGTGCAGGTCCCACATttggattttcatttaattag